Proteins found in one Anopheles aquasalis chromosome 3, idAnoAquaMG_Q_19, whole genome shotgun sequence genomic segment:
- the LOC126578886 gene encoding NEDD4-binding protein 1 isoform X1: MARKKTNKLLKRTSIATRNKAAKRQPCPFKANIPHKNTQPHRAKHKTLNNNSKVMNPASIEKQYESPRGSATSSNTGQAIVDPIVIEDSDEENMPHSCDQQPLFFEDRCAGVGDKIENRIPLYAISSPMSREDEVIVLDSTLESTHIADADVPKSSEHDMIVSTSKQTDVLPQETVNTSVIDLDSTQIDYSHKPNGKDHGMSASTTEKKIVLPQDTVNTTVIDLSDDSEEESVVPQPALNKIPLGYDIRQRTVTGKNNSKPKPGPVVTRASEAIKTSPPTPVPVIIEKNPVTPGKRMIIIDGCNVAYSHLNGKAFSVKGLQLCIDYFKKLGHEVSAVVPQYKMKRFQSTDQDLLNKLHDQGSIVLAPSKTLPGQCSSSYDDRLILRVAERFDAAIISNDNFRDLLHHSPAWREIIKTRVIGYTWVKDCFFLPDDPYGRQGPSLQEILNR; the protein is encoded by the exons ATGgcacgcaaaaaaacgaataaactCCTGAAAAGGACTAGCATTGCTACAAGGAATAAAGCTGCCAAGCGTCAGCCTTGTCCTTTCAAGGCAAACATCCCGCATAAAAACACACAG CCACATcgtgcaaaacataaaaccttAAACAATAACTCAAAGGTCATGAATCCAGCCAGCATTGAAAAGCAGTATGAGTCGCCACGGGGATCAGCAA CCAGTAGCAACACAGGGCAGGCAATTGTTGATCCTATTGTAATAGAGGATTCCGATGAAGAGAACATGCCACACAGCTGTGATCAGCAGCCACTCTTTTTCGAGGATAGGTGTGCTGGAGTAGGagataaaatcgaaaatcgtaTACCGTTGTATGCGATTAGTTCCCCGATGTCTAGGGAAGATGAAGTAATTGTGCTTGATAGTACGTTAGAGAGCACGCACATAGCCGATGCAGACGTGCCGAAGAGTAGTGAACACGATATGATAGTGTCAACCAGCAAGCAGACGGATGTGCTACCTCAAGAAACAGTTAATACTAGCGTGATTGACCTAGACAGCACACAAATAGACTATTCGCATAAGCCGAATGGTAAAGACCACGGTATGAGTGCGTCAACCACCGAGAAGAAAATCGTATTACCTCAAGATACAGTGAATACTACCGTGATCGATCTGAGTGACGATTCTGAAGAGGAATCAGTTGTGCCACAGCCAGCCTTAAATAAAATACCTCTGGGGTATGATATCCGGCAAAGAACTGTTACAGGCAAAAACAACTCTAAACCGAAGCCAGGCCCTGTTGTAACCAGGGCATCCGAAGCTATTAAAACTAGTCCACCGACACCAGTTCCGGTAATTATAGAAAAAAATCCGGTTACCCCTGGCAAACGGATGATTATCATCGATGGATGTAATGTTGCCTATAG CCATTTGAATGGGAAAGCATTTTCGGTAAAAGGATTGCAGTTATGTATAGACTATTTCAAAAAGTTGGGCCACGAAGTATCAGCAGTCGTACCACAGTACAA aatgaaaagattTCAAAGCACCGACCAAGACTTACTGAATAAACTTCACGACCAAGGGTCCATTGTACTGGCACCGAGTAAAACCCTTCCAGGACAATGTTCATCGTCCTACGACGATCG ATTGATCCTTCGGGTAGCTGAGCGGTTCGATGCCGCTATAATCTCAAATGACAACTTTCGCGATTTACTACACCATAGTCCAG CATGGCGCGAAATTATCAAAACACGCGTTATCGGATACACATGGGTGAAAGACTGCTTTTTTCTACCGGATGACCCTTATGGACGCCAGGGTCCCTCACTGCAAGAGATCCTTAACCGATAG
- the LOC126578887 gene encoding uncharacterized protein LOC126578887: MDSLWENISTALELSPEVSEKWLAKLRTQYSDTNRRYHTESELIRRKIPHLTGASVCLQLATLFQYYHFDADKDCMSKNCAAVEEFFTDANLDNKSLENNVKRLLGDMQSDAGDLLEEDVQFFQDLDLLVLGTPPEEYQQYTRLLREECTSSYDKTRLKLLQTLCRIPCIYSTKEFSERFETVARRNIEQEVKDLQAK; encoded by the exons ATGGACTCGTTGTGGGAAAACATAAGCACCGCTCTGGAACTGTCGCCAGAGGTGTCGGAAAAGTGGTTGGCAAAGCTACGTACTCAGTATTCGGATACGAACCGACGTTATCATACGGAATCGGAGTTGATTCGAAGAAAGATCCCCCACCTGACGGGTGCCAGCGTGTGCTTGCAGTTGGCTACACTTTTCCAGTATTACCATTTCGATGCTGACAAGGACTGCATGAGTAAGAATTGTGCGGCAGTGGAAGAGTTTTTCACAGACGCCAATCTGGACAAC AAATCCCTCGAAAACAACGTGAAGCGGTTGCTGGGTGATATGCAATCGGATGCAGGCGATTTGCTGGAGGAAGACGTGCAATTCTTCCAGGACCTAGATTTGTTGGTGCTGGG AACTCCCCCCGAAGAATATCAACAGTATACACGGTTGCTGCGTGAAGAGTGCACGAGTTCCTATGACAAAACACGCCTTAAG CTGCTACAGACACTCTGCCGCATACCGTGCATTTACTCGACGAAGGAATTCAGCGAGCGGTTCGAGACCGTCGCAAGGCGTAACATTGAGCAGGAAGTGAAGGATTTGCAAGCAAAGTAG
- the LOC126578886 gene encoding NEDD4-binding protein 1 isoform X2 produces the protein MPHSCDQQPLFFEDRCAGVGDKIENRIPLYAISSPMSREDEVIVLDSTLESTHIADADVPKSSEHDMIVSTSKQTDVLPQETVNTSVIDLDSTQIDYSHKPNGKDHGMSASTTEKKIVLPQDTVNTTVIDLSDDSEEESVVPQPALNKIPLGYDIRQRTVTGKNNSKPKPGPVVTRASEAIKTSPPTPVPVIIEKNPVTPGKRMIIIDGCNVAYSHLNGKAFSVKGLQLCIDYFKKLGHEVSAVVPQYKMKRFQSTDQDLLNKLHDQGSIVLAPSKTLPGQCSSSYDDRLILRVAERFDAAIISNDNFRDLLHHSPAWREIIKTRVIGYTWVKDCFFLPDDPYGRQGPSLQEILNR, from the exons ATGCCACACAGCTGTGATCAGCAGCCACTCTTTTTCGAGGATAGGTGTGCTGGAGTAGGagataaaatcgaaaatcgtaTACCGTTGTATGCGATTAGTTCCCCGATGTCTAGGGAAGATGAAGTAATTGTGCTTGATAGTACGTTAGAGAGCACGCACATAGCCGATGCAGACGTGCCGAAGAGTAGTGAACACGATATGATAGTGTCAACCAGCAAGCAGACGGATGTGCTACCTCAAGAAACAGTTAATACTAGCGTGATTGACCTAGACAGCACACAAATAGACTATTCGCATAAGCCGAATGGTAAAGACCACGGTATGAGTGCGTCAACCACCGAGAAGAAAATCGTATTACCTCAAGATACAGTGAATACTACCGTGATCGATCTGAGTGACGATTCTGAAGAGGAATCAGTTGTGCCACAGCCAGCCTTAAATAAAATACCTCTGGGGTATGATATCCGGCAAAGAACTGTTACAGGCAAAAACAACTCTAAACCGAAGCCAGGCCCTGTTGTAACCAGGGCATCCGAAGCTATTAAAACTAGTCCACCGACACCAGTTCCGGTAATTATAGAAAAAAATCCGGTTACCCCTGGCAAACGGATGATTATCATCGATGGATGTAATGTTGCCTATAG CCATTTGAATGGGAAAGCATTTTCGGTAAAAGGATTGCAGTTATGTATAGACTATTTCAAAAAGTTGGGCCACGAAGTATCAGCAGTCGTACCACAGTACAA aatgaaaagattTCAAAGCACCGACCAAGACTTACTGAATAAACTTCACGACCAAGGGTCCATTGTACTGGCACCGAGTAAAACCCTTCCAGGACAATGTTCATCGTCCTACGACGATCG ATTGATCCTTCGGGTAGCTGAGCGGTTCGATGCCGCTATAATCTCAAATGACAACTTTCGCGATTTACTACACCATAGTCCAG CATGGCGCGAAATTATCAAAACACGCGTTATCGGATACACATGGGTGAAAGACTGCTTTTTTCTACCGGATGACCCTTATGGACGCCAGGGTCCCTCACTGCAAGAGATCCTTAACCGATAG
- the LOC126578888 gene encoding uncharacterized protein LOC126578888, with product MAAYVVIPVILLTIIAIWLAVWLYDRRFKNRFSSIQANRAAANTTCPNNQQPGIVYTIPNSGNNTSDGRSPHTGTDERVRSPNNGYTNQTLIVISAAPRAGGVVRHDLPPSYDQVINTRAVENSAAPS from the exons ATGGCCGCGTACGTCGTGATACCGGTGATATTGCTCACAATTATAGCCATTTGGCTGGCCGTG TGGTTGTACGACCGAAGGTTTAAAAATCGATTCAGTAGCATTCAAGCGAACAGAGCTGCAG CGAACACAACCTGCCCTAACAATCAACAGCCTGGAATTGTGTACACAATTCCAAATTCCGGCAATAATACTAGCGATGGCAGATCCCCGCATACCGGCACCGATGAGCGCGTGCGTTCGCCTAATAACGGCTATACAAACCAAACCTTGATTGTCATCAGCGCAGCACCAAGAGCAGGAGGAGTAGTCCGACATG ATCTTCCACCATCATATGACCAAGTGATCAACACCAGGGCAGTAGAAAATAGCGCAGCACCATCATAA
- the LOC126578922 gene encoding glycerol-3-phosphate dehydrogenase [NAD(+)], cytoplasmic isoform X2 — translation MADKVRVCIVGSGNWGSAIAKIVGVNAKRLPEFEDRVTMYVYEEMIDGKKLTEIINTTHENVKYLPGHKLPENIVAVPDVVEAAKDADILIFVVPHQFIRGLGTQLLGKIKPTAVGLSLIKGFDVAEGGGMELISHLITKHLKIPCSVLMGANLAGEVAEEKFCETTIGCRDMKIAHTLRDLFQTPNFRVVVVDDVDAVEICGALKNIVACGAGFVDGMGSGDNTKAAVIRLGLMEMIKFVDVFYPGSKLSTFFESCGVADLITTCYGGRNRKVSEAFVKTGKTIKQLEDEMLNGQKLQGPITAEEVNFMLKNKGMEDKFPLFTAIHRICTGQVKPQGFLDCLRSHPEHMQTFS, via the exons ATGGCTGATAAAGTTCGTGTTTGCATCGTCGGCTCCGGAAACTG GGGTTCGGCCATCGCCAAGATTGTCGGCGTGAATGCCAAACGGCTGCCCGAGTTCGAGGATCGCGTCACGATGTACGTGTACGAGGAGATGATCGACGGCAAGAAGCTCACGGAAATCATCAACACGACGCACGAGAACGTCAAGTATCTGCCTGGACACAAGCTGCCCGAAAATATC GTGGCCGTACCCGATGTGGTGGAAGCGGCGAAGGACGCCGATATCTTGATTTTCGTCGTTCCGCATCAGTTCATCCGTGGGCTGGGAACACAGCTGCTGGGTAAAATCAAACCGACTGCCGTTGGTCTCTCGCTGATCAAGGGTTTCGATGTAGCCGAAGGCGGCGGCATGGAACTGATCTCGCACCTGATCACGAAGCACCTCAAGATCCCGTGCTCGGTGCTGATGGGTGCCAACTTGGCCGGGGAGGTCGCGGAAGAGAAGTTCTGCGAGACGACGATCGGTTGCCGGGACATGAAGATTGCCCACACGCTGCGGGATCTGTTCCAAACGCCTAACTTccgtgtcgtggtggtggatgatgtgGACGCGGTCGAAATTTGCGGTGCCCTGAAGAACATCGTGGCATGCGGTGCTGGGTTCGTCGATGGTATGGGCTCGGGCGACAACACCAAAGCGGCCGTCATTCGGTTAGGTCTGATGGAGATGATCAAATTCGTCGACGTGTTCTACCCTGGCAGCAAGCTGTCGACGTTCTTTGAAAGCTGTGGCGTCGCTGATCTGATCACCACTTGCTACG GTGGCCGTAACCGTAAGGTATCGGAGGCGTTTGTCAAAACGGGCAAAACCATCAAGCAGCTGGAGGATGAAATGCTTAATGGACAGAAGCTGCAGGGACCGATCACTGCCGAAGAGGTTAACTTTATGCTGAAGAACAAAGGCATGGAGGATAA ATTCCCACTGTTCACGGCGATCCACAGAATCTGTACCGGCCAGGTGAAGCCGCAAGGATTCCTGGATTGTTTGCGCAGCCATCCGGAGCACAT GCAAACGTTCTCTTAA
- the LOC126578922 gene encoding glycerol-3-phosphate dehydrogenase [NAD(+)], cytoplasmic isoform X1: protein MADKVRVCIVGSGNWGSAIAKIVGVNAKRLPEFEDRVTMYVYEEMIDGKKLTEIINTTHENVKYLPGHKLPENIVAVPDVVEAAKDADILIFVVPHQFIRGLGTQLLGKIKPTAVGLSLIKGFDVAEGGGMELISHLITKHLKIPCSVLMGANLAGEVAEEKFCETTIGCRDMKIAHTLRDLFQTPNFRVVVVDDVDAVEICGALKNIVACGAGFVDGMGSGDNTKAAVIRLGLMEMIKFVDVFYPGSKLSTFFESCGVADLITTCYGGRNRKVSEAFVKTGKTIKQLEDEMLNGQKLQGPITAEEVNFMLKNKGMEDKFPLFTAIHRICTGQVKPQGFLDCLRSHPEHMKPWSKL from the exons ATGGCTGATAAAGTTCGTGTTTGCATCGTCGGCTCCGGAAACTG GGGTTCGGCCATCGCCAAGATTGTCGGCGTGAATGCCAAACGGCTGCCCGAGTTCGAGGATCGCGTCACGATGTACGTGTACGAGGAGATGATCGACGGCAAGAAGCTCACGGAAATCATCAACACGACGCACGAGAACGTCAAGTATCTGCCTGGACACAAGCTGCCCGAAAATATC GTGGCCGTACCCGATGTGGTGGAAGCGGCGAAGGACGCCGATATCTTGATTTTCGTCGTTCCGCATCAGTTCATCCGTGGGCTGGGAACACAGCTGCTGGGTAAAATCAAACCGACTGCCGTTGGTCTCTCGCTGATCAAGGGTTTCGATGTAGCCGAAGGCGGCGGCATGGAACTGATCTCGCACCTGATCACGAAGCACCTCAAGATCCCGTGCTCGGTGCTGATGGGTGCCAACTTGGCCGGGGAGGTCGCGGAAGAGAAGTTCTGCGAGACGACGATCGGTTGCCGGGACATGAAGATTGCCCACACGCTGCGGGATCTGTTCCAAACGCCTAACTTccgtgtcgtggtggtggatgatgtgGACGCGGTCGAAATTTGCGGTGCCCTGAAGAACATCGTGGCATGCGGTGCTGGGTTCGTCGATGGTATGGGCTCGGGCGACAACACCAAAGCGGCCGTCATTCGGTTAGGTCTGATGGAGATGATCAAATTCGTCGACGTGTTCTACCCTGGCAGCAAGCTGTCGACGTTCTTTGAAAGCTGTGGCGTCGCTGATCTGATCACCACTTGCTACG GTGGCCGTAACCGTAAGGTATCGGAGGCGTTTGTCAAAACGGGCAAAACCATCAAGCAGCTGGAGGATGAAATGCTTAATGGACAGAAGCTGCAGGGACCGATCACTGCCGAAGAGGTTAACTTTATGCTGAAGAACAAAGGCATGGAGGATAA ATTCCCACTGTTCACGGCGATCCACAGAATCTGTACCGGCCAGGTGAAGCCGCAAGGATTCCTGGATTGTTTGCGCAGCCATCCGGAGCACAT GAAACCGTGGTCTAAGCTTTAG